A window of the Parabacteroides merdae ATCC 43184 genome harbors these coding sequences:
- a CDS encoding GumC family protein, giving the protein MENMQKDSETISLKKIIVDYLYHWKVFLVAACISLVCAILYMVLYPQTYEFVARIKIQEDKNLGSGGSMGLGEAAGLMKSFGLGSISGGAVNIDDEIAIMSSNDLLKKVIIRLGLNVTYKKPYSLISLYEDSPLLIIPDSLTQENLDCFVSFKIEVSKNGAVLIKMKETGKEYSFASLPAQLRVPEGVFDILYGTEGDVTKKIEKPFSLNISVSPAGWMAEDLAEAITVEEFSKNANTLELLYSDYSRKRGKDLLNTLMDEYNNSSESVKKEEGHKAMTFLDVRINGVLQELNGIERTIETYKIKNKLTDIEYDVQFYADAVKNIREKIIEYEAQNHIINLLDTYVKDPKNKYSVIPAMLSADGEKGGAISAYNEALMERDKITKSTNSVNPLSEIADSQIDKLRDGVVLAIDNARKSSQFVLNDLKSQEKAIMSKMDYVPTYEREYLDYKRQQEILQGVYLILLQKREEVALSLGQERDKGFIVDAAVAKYRPVAPRKLFAVLGFLILTIVIPMGYLFAKQQLRDLIDIYKRK; this is encoded by the coding sequence ATGGAAAATATGCAGAAAGATAGTGAGACTATAAGTCTGAAAAAAATAATAGTAGATTATTTATATCATTGGAAAGTTTTTTTAGTTGCAGCTTGTATTTCATTAGTTTGCGCAATACTATATATGGTGCTTTATCCTCAAACTTATGAATTTGTGGCTCGAATAAAGATTCAAGAAGATAAAAATCTTGGTAGTGGTGGAAGCATGGGATTGGGAGAGGCTGCCGGATTAATGAAATCGTTTGGACTGGGAAGTATTTCGGGGGGTGCCGTCAATATAGATGATGAAATTGCTATAATGTCTTCTAATGATTTGTTGAAGAAAGTTATTATCCGTTTGGGATTAAATGTTACATATAAGAAACCATATTCATTGATTTCTTTATATGAAGATTCTCCTTTGTTAATTATTCCGGACTCTTTGACTCAAGAAAATTTGGACTGTTTTGTTTCATTTAAAATAGAGGTAAGTAAAAATGGTGCTGTTTTAATAAAAATGAAAGAAACCGGTAAAGAGTATTCTTTTGCCTCTTTACCTGCTCAGCTTCGAGTGCCAGAAGGTGTATTTGATATATTATATGGAACAGAAGGAGATGTGACGAAGAAAATAGAAAAGCCTTTTTCTTTGAACATATCTGTATCTCCGGCAGGTTGGATGGCAGAAGATTTGGCAGAGGCAATAACTGTTGAAGAGTTTTCAAAAAATGCCAATACATTGGAACTATTGTATTCGGACTATTCAAGAAAACGGGGCAAGGATCTGTTGAATACTTTGATGGATGAGTATAATAATAGTTCTGAGTCTGTAAAAAAAGAAGAAGGACATAAAGCTATGACTTTTTTAGATGTTCGTATCAATGGTGTTTTACAAGAGCTTAATGGTATTGAGCGCACTATTGAAACTTATAAAATTAAGAATAAATTGACAGATATAGAATATGATGTTCAATTTTATGCTGATGCAGTGAAAAATATCCGAGAAAAAATTATTGAATATGAGGCGCAGAATCATATCATTAATTTGTTAGATACTTATGTGAAGGATCCTAAAAATAAGTATAGTGTAATTCCTGCCATGTTGTCTGCTGATGGCGAAAAAGGTGGAGCTATATCTGCTTATAATGAGGCTTTAATGGAAAGAGACAAAATAACTAAATCAACAAACTCAGTGAATCCTTTGTCTGAAATAGCTGATTCTCAGATAGACAAATTGAGAGATGGGGTTGTTTTGGCTATTGATAATGCACGAAAAAGCTCTCAGTTTGTATTGAATGATCTTAAGTCTCAAGAAAAAGCAATTATGAGTAAAATGGACTATGTTCCTACATACGAAAGAGAGTATCTTGATTATAAAAGACAGCAGGAAATTCTTCAAGGAGTGTATTTAATACTTTTACAGAAGAGAGAAGAAGTAGCTTTGTCTTTAGGTCAAGAGCGTGATAAGGGATTTATTGTAGATGCTGCAGTTGCTAAATATCGTCCTGTAGCTCCAAGAAAACTTTTTGCAGTTTTAGGATTTCTGATTTTAACAATTGTAATTCCAATGGGATATTTGTTCGCAAAACAGCAATTACGAGATTTGATAGATATTTATAAAAGAAAGTGA
- a CDS encoding polysaccharide biosynthesis/export family protein yields the protein MRLKYYLLAIFCVLMCACKAPKDVIYFQGIDDLTPDELAEMSQAYTIKIENDDLLSINVTAWDPVAVTPFNPPVFAYSSQGEQPLIASESMYTYLVDEDGCINFPIIGKVHVAGLTRQEISKKLESKISKYVKDPLVNVQLLNFRIVLMGEFSRPGSYSVKRDRVSVLDAIGMAGDLPLTANRKNILVIRDNNGLKETCRLDITNPNIFESPYFYLKQNDIVYVEPIKTKQRARTSSDRQFTISLFSTVISSLSVIVAMVLSLTNK from the coding sequence ATGAGGTTGAAATATTATTTATTAGCCATTTTTTGTGTATTGATGTGTGCATGTAAAGCACCAAAAGATGTGATTTATTTTCAGGGTATAGATGATTTAACTCCTGATGAATTGGCAGAGATGAGCCAAGCATATACGATTAAAATAGAGAATGATGATCTTTTGTCAATTAATGTTACGGCTTGGGATCCTGTTGCCGTTACACCTTTTAATCCGCCAGTGTTTGCATATTCATCACAAGGAGAACAGCCATTGATTGCTTCTGAGTCAATGTATACTTATTTAGTAGATGAAGATGGGTGTATAAATTTTCCTATTATAGGAAAGGTTCATGTAGCGGGATTGACTCGTCAAGAAATTTCCAAAAAATTGGAATCAAAGATTTCTAAATATGTGAAAGATCCTTTAGTGAATGTTCAGCTTCTTAATTTTAGAATAGTACTTATGGGAGAATTTTCGCGTCCTGGTTCATATTCGGTAAAAAGAGATAGGGTATCAGTTCTTGACGCTATAGGTATGGCTGGAGATTTGCCTCTTACTGCAAATAGGAAAAATATTTTGGTAATACGGGATAACAATGGATTAAAAGAAACATGTCGTTTGGATATTACCAACCCAAACATATTCGAATCGCCATATTTTTATTTGAAGCAAAATGATATAGTATATGTAGAACCTATAAAAACAAAGCAACGTGCAAGAACTAGTTCGGATCGTCAGTTTACAATATCTTTATTTTCGACAGTGATCAGCTCCTTGTCTGTGATTGTTGCGATGGTGTTAAGCTTAACAAATAAGTAA
- a CDS encoding ornithine cyclodeaminase, giving the protein MKIIDFETIRNLSISPADCVKWVETALRMKYDSCLPHKISMTIEPDVFFNTMPSYLPSCGRFGVKVVSRFPKREPALVSDILLYDATNGDFLALMDGSWITAMRTGAVAALSIQYLRTSSAREYAFMGLGNTARATLLCLMAVLEGPLNIRLLSYKGQELEFMKRFKEYSRLNFSIFENVEDLITGADVVVSCVTVAHGQFASDTCFKSGVLVVPVHTRGFQNCDLFFDQIFADDVAHVEGFKYFNQFKQFDEFARILLKQNPGRTSDQERILAYNIGIALHDIYFASQVYDKVKDSLPDISSDKLSEKFWV; this is encoded by the coding sequence ATGAAAATAATAGACTTTGAAACGATACGAAATCTTTCCATATCTCCGGCTGATTGTGTAAAGTGGGTAGAAACAGCATTAAGAATGAAATATGATAGTTGTTTACCTCATAAAATTAGTATGACAATAGAACCGGATGTCTTTTTTAATACGATGCCATCTTATTTGCCTTCTTGTGGACGTTTTGGGGTTAAGGTCGTTTCTCGTTTTCCGAAACGTGAGCCTGCATTGGTTAGTGATATTTTGTTGTATGATGCGACAAATGGTGATTTTTTGGCACTGATGGATGGAAGTTGGATTACTGCGATGCGTACTGGTGCTGTTGCGGCATTGTCCATACAGTATTTGAGGACTTCTTCAGCTCGGGAATATGCATTTATGGGACTAGGCAACACTGCTCGGGCAACACTGTTGTGCTTGATGGCTGTGTTAGAGGGGCCGTTGAACATTCGTCTTTTGTCTTATAAAGGGCAAGAGCTGGAGTTCATGAAGCGCTTTAAAGAATATTCTCGATTAAATTTTTCTATTTTTGAAAATGTGGAAGATTTGATTACAGGTGCAGATGTGGTTGTATCTTGCGTAACTGTTGCACATGGTCAGTTTGCATCGGATACATGTTTTAAGTCGGGAGTATTGGTCGTACCGGTTCATACGCGTGGATTTCAGAATTGCGATTTATTCTTCGATCAGATTTTTGCTGATGATGTCGCTCATGTAGAAGGATTTAAATATTTTAATCAGTTTAAACAGTTTGATGAGTTCGCCCGTATATTGTTAAAGCAGAATCCGGGTAGAACTTCAGATCAGGAGCGTATTTTGGCTTATAATATAGGTATTGCTTTGCATGATATTTATTTTGCTTCTCAAGTATACGACAAGGTCAAAGATTCATT
- a CDS encoding CvfB family protein, giving the protein MVEIGKYNTLKIIKDLDFGVYLDGGDGMEILLPARYVPKNVKPGDEVEVFIYHDNEGRLIATTANPLAQAGEFQFMEVKSVNNTGAFLEWGLMKDLLVPFKEQKMPMREGKWYLVYVHVDHVTGRIVASARIDKYLDNVIPNYSFNQEVDLLVAEDTEIGYKVIINNTHWGLVYHNEVFQRLEKGEHLKGYIKEVRKDEKIDVSLTPLGYQKVEGIAKTILDSLKAQGGYAAVHDKSEPELIYSLFRCSKKAFKQAIGALYKQKIINIEPEGIRLIDKE; this is encoded by the coding sequence ATGGTAGAAATAGGAAAATATAATACATTAAAGATCATAAAAGATCTGGACTTTGGAGTTTATCTGGATGGTGGAGATGGGATGGAGATACTTTTGCCGGCCCGTTATGTGCCAAAAAATGTAAAACCTGGAGATGAAGTCGAGGTTTTTATTTACCACGACAATGAAGGCAGGCTGATTGCAACGACAGCCAACCCACTTGCTCAAGCAGGAGAATTCCAGTTTATGGAAGTGAAATCAGTTAATAATACAGGTGCTTTTTTAGAATGGGGATTAATGAAAGATTTATTGGTTCCATTTAAGGAACAAAAAATGCCCATGCGAGAAGGAAAATGGTATTTGGTATATGTACACGTAGATCATGTAACTGGACGTATAGTTGCCTCCGCTAGAATCGATAAATATTTAGACAATGTAATCCCCAATTACTCCTTTAACCAGGAGGTCGATTTGTTGGTTGCAGAAGACACAGAAATAGGCTATAAAGTAATCATCAACAATACTCATTGGGGATTGGTTTATCACAATGAAGTTTTTCAACGCTTGGAAAAAGGAGAACATCTAAAAGGGTACATCAAAGAAGTCAGAAAAGACGAAAAGATAGATGTCAGCCTTACCCCCTTAGGATATCAAAAGGTAGAAGGTATTGCCAAGACTATTCTGGATTCACTCAAAGCTCAAGGAGGATATGCGGCCGTCCATGACAAAAGTGAACCTGAACTTATTTATTCCCTATTTCGCTGCAGCAAAAAAGCATTCAAACAGGCAATCGGGGCTCTTTACAAACAAAAGATAATCAATATCGAGCCTGAAGGAATCCGATTAATCGATAAAGAGTAA
- a CDS encoding aminotransferase class I/II-fold pyridoxal phosphate-dependent enzyme yields MQVIILAAGMGKRLGELTQNNTKCMIRVNGVTLIERVLDQFSKLKLNKVIMVIGYKGEELRSFIGDSYKGLPIEYITNPIYDKTNNIYSLSLAKEQLQQDDTLLIESDLIFEDKVLDKILSDPFPNIALVAKYESWMDGTVVMLDNDNNILNFVVKKAFNFDHKEFYYKTVNIYKFSKEFSRTHYVPFLDAYINALGNNEYYEQVLRVIALLDKPDLKALPLHGEKWYEIDDIQDLSNAETIFAEKENQLACYQKRYGGYWRFPSLLDFCYLVNPFFPSLKMKKEMRANFDILLSEYPSGLNVNSLLIAKYFGLAQQYVCPGNGAAELIKYLVDELTGCLGVVYPTFEEYPNRMQEDKVIAYVPQNKDFSYTADDLMAFFAVREVAAILLINPDNPSGNYISKVDVVHLAKWCKDKKVTLVVDESFVDFSEQSVDNTLLTNEILEENPNLVVVKSISKSYGVPGLRLGILASSNLLLIDRVRKNVPIWNINSFAEFYMQIFNKYEQDYKQACRLFIRERDRFYVDLQQIGYLRVIPSQANYFLCEVISKYSSKELTELLLNEYNILIKDCGTKKAFRNGEYIRIAVRSTLDNQRLIDALKEL; encoded by the coding sequence ATGCAAGTTATTATATTAGCCGCAGGGATGGGGAAGCGTTTGGGGGAACTTACTCAGAATAATACGAAATGTATGATTCGGGTAAATGGTGTGACCTTAATTGAACGTGTTTTGGATCAATTCTCTAAATTGAAGTTGAATAAGGTTATTATGGTAATCGGCTATAAGGGAGAGGAACTTCGTAGTTTTATTGGTGATTCATATAAGGGGCTACCGATTGAATACATTACAAATCCGATTTATGATAAAACAAATAATATCTATTCATTGTCTTTAGCAAAAGAACAGTTGCAGCAGGATGATACTTTACTTATAGAATCTGATCTTATTTTTGAAGACAAGGTGTTGGATAAAATTTTATCAGATCCATTTCCTAATATTGCATTAGTAGCCAAGTATGAAAGTTGGATGGATGGTACAGTTGTGATGTTGGATAATGACAATAACATTCTAAACTTTGTTGTAAAAAAAGCATTCAATTTTGATCATAAAGAATTTTATTATAAGACAGTCAATATCTATAAATTCAGTAAAGAGTTTTCAAGAACTCATTATGTTCCATTTTTGGATGCATATATAAATGCATTGGGTAATAACGAATATTACGAGCAGGTCTTGCGTGTAATTGCATTGTTGGATAAGCCAGATTTAAAGGCGTTGCCACTTCACGGTGAAAAGTGGTATGAAATTGACGATATTCAAGACTTAAGTAACGCTGAAACTATTTTTGCGGAAAAGGAGAATCAGTTGGCTTGCTATCAAAAAAGATATGGTGGTTATTGGAGATTCCCTTCTTTGTTGGATTTTTGTTATTTGGTTAATCCTTTCTTTCCTTCTTTGAAGATGAAGAAAGAGATGCGGGCTAATTTTGATATTTTACTAAGTGAGTACCCTTCTGGGCTGAATGTAAACTCTCTATTAATTGCGAAATATTTCGGATTGGCACAACAATATGTTTGTCCGGGAAATGGTGCTGCCGAATTGATTAAGTATTTAGTGGATGAATTAACAGGTTGCTTGGGTGTTGTTTATCCGACTTTTGAGGAGTATCCTAATCGTATGCAGGAAGATAAGGTGATTGCTTATGTCCCACAGAATAAAGATTTTTCTTATACAGCTGATGATTTGATGGCATTTTTTGCAGTTCGTGAGGTTGCTGCTATTTTATTGATTAATCCGGATAATCCTTCTGGAAATTATATTTCAAAAGTTGATGTAGTTCATTTAGCTAAATGGTGTAAGGATAAGAAGGTAACATTGGTTGTCGATGAATCGTTTGTCGATTTTTCTGAACAATCAGTGGATAATACTTTGTTGACTAATGAAATACTTGAAGAAAACCCTAATTTGGTGGTTGTGAAGAGTATATCCAAATCTTACGGAGTACCAGGGTTACGGTTAGGAATTTTAGCTTCATCAAATTTGCTTTTGATCGATCGTGTACGCAAAAATGTTCCGATATGGAATATTAATTCATTTGCAGAGTTTTATATGCAGATATTTAATAAATATGAACAGGATTATAAACAGGCGTGTCGTTTGTTTATCCGTGAGCGAGATCGTTTTTATGTGGATTTACAGCAGATAGGTTATCTACGTGTCATACCTTCACAAGCAAACTATTTTTTGTGTGAGGTTATTAGTAAATATTCTTCTAAAGAATTGACTGAATTACTTTTGAATGAATATAATATTTTAATAAAAGACTGTGGAACGAAGAAGGCCTTCCGAAATGGCGAATATATACGAATAGCAGTACGTTCAACTTTAGACAACCAACGTTTAATAGATGCATTAAAAGAATTATAA